Proteins encoded by one window of Brevibacterium atlanticum:
- the pstB gene encoding phosphate ABC transporter ATP-binding protein PstB — MSKQIDIKDLDIFYGDFRAVDSVQMQIKPRSVTAFIGPSGCGKSTVLRTLNRMHEVIPGASVSGEVLMDGTDIYGAGVDPVNVRREVGMVFQRANPFPTMSIKENVLAGVRLNNKRLSKSEADDLTERALRGANLWNEVKDRLNLPGSGLSGGQQQRLCIARAIAVEPEVLLMDEPCSALDPISTLAIEDLINDLKDKYTVVIVTHNMQQAARVSDKTAFFNIAGTGKPGKLIEFNETSAIFSNPDKEETENYISGRFG; from the coding sequence ATGTCCAAGCAGATCGACATCAAGGATCTCGACATCTTCTACGGTGACTTCCGGGCCGTCGACAGCGTGCAGATGCAGATCAAGCCCCGCTCGGTCACCGCGTTCATCGGGCCCTCCGGCTGCGGCAAGTCCACGGTGCTGCGCACACTCAACCGCATGCACGAGGTCATTCCCGGTGCCAGCGTCTCCGGCGAAGTCCTCATGGACGGCACCGACATCTACGGCGCCGGCGTCGACCCCGTCAACGTCCGCCGCGAGGTCGGCATGGTCTTCCAGCGGGCGAACCCGTTCCCGACCATGAGCATCAAGGAGAACGTGCTCGCCGGGGTACGCCTGAACAACAAGCGCCTGTCGAAGTCCGAGGCCGACGACCTCACCGAGCGTGCCCTGCGCGGAGCGAACCTCTGGAACGAGGTCAAGGACCGCCTCAACCTGCCCGGTTCCGGACTCTCCGGCGGTCAGCAGCAGCGCCTGTGCATCGCCCGCGCGATCGCCGTCGAACCCGAGGTCCTGCTCATGGACGAACCGTGCTCGGCCCTCGACCCGATTTCGACGCTGGCGATCGAGGACCTCATCAACGACCTCAAGGACAAGTACACGGTCGTCATCGTCACGCACAACATGCAGCAGGCCGCACGCGTGTCCGACAAGACCGCGTTCTTCAACATCGCCGGCACCGGCAAGCCGGGCAAGCTCATCGAGTTCAACGAGACCTCGGCGATCTTCTCCAACCCGGACAAGGAAGAGACCGAGAACTACATCTCCGGCCGCTTCGGGTGA
- a CDS encoding winged helix-turn-helix transcriptional regulator, which translates to MKSYGQYCGLARAAELLGERWSLIILRDLLVGAKRFNELRRGIPGIPSNLLTTRLRELESSEIVERSLEGRHVVYRLSDYGCDLGPVLIELGRWGSRRLGAPREGEAPTHSSLAAALMTSRTEAAVEPFTVEVTAGPAVAHAAVSGTGVDVAEGTDPHAQLFLGGAGLRDLLAEGDAESALAAGTVTVAGDVRLLAEFVRAFRAPLDEVISS; encoded by the coding sequence ATGAAATCGTATGGACAGTACTGCGGCCTCGCCCGTGCGGCCGAGTTGCTGGGGGAGAGGTGGTCGCTTATCATCCTCCGCGACCTCCTCGTCGGGGCGAAGCGCTTCAACGAACTGCGTCGGGGAATCCCCGGAATACCGTCGAACCTCTTGACCACCCGCCTGCGAGAACTCGAATCGAGCGAGATCGTCGAACGCAGTCTCGAGGGACGTCACGTCGTCTACCGGCTCAGCGACTACGGGTGCGACCTCGGGCCGGTGCTCATCGAGCTCGGCCGGTGGGGCTCCCGCCGCCTCGGTGCCCCGCGAGAAGGTGAGGCACCGACGCACAGTTCCCTGGCCGCCGCACTGATGACGTCCCGCACCGAGGCTGCGGTTGAGCCGTTCACCGTCGAGGTGACCGCGGGGCCGGCCGTCGCACACGCCGCCGTGTCCGGTACCGGTGTCGACGTGGCCGAAGGCACCGATCCGCACGCGCAGCTCTTCCTCGGCGGAGCGGGACTGCGGGATCTGCTCGCCGAGGGTGATGCTGAGTCGGCGCTTGCGGCCGGAACCGTGACAGTCGCCGGTGATGTGCGCCTGTTGGCCGAGTTCGTACGGGCCTTCCGTGCCCCACTCGACGAGGTCATCAGCAGCTAG
- a CDS encoding dihydrofolate reductase family protein: MSRTVIAALFQSLDGIASDPFTFQFDSFDQEMGEWMTTAIDGVDDCLLGRVTYQEWENYWPNHTEGDDAPFADFINATPKHVASSTLTPKDLRWENSSLIDGDLVEFVRDLKAADGGKIAVEGSMSVVRQLIEEGLVDELTLAIHPVMAGSGRSLFAGGATTRLDLREVQRTSKGNLLATYGPRLT, translated from the coding sequence ATGAGCCGCACCGTCATCGCCGCCCTGTTCCAGTCTCTCGACGGCATCGCATCGGACCCGTTCACCTTCCAGTTCGATTCCTTCGACCAGGAGATGGGCGAATGGATGACAACGGCCATCGACGGAGTCGATGACTGCCTCCTCGGCCGGGTCACGTATCAGGAGTGGGAGAACTACTGGCCCAATCACACCGAGGGCGACGACGCTCCATTCGCCGACTTCATCAACGCGACGCCCAAGCACGTCGCCTCATCGACGCTGACCCCCAAGGATCTCCGGTGGGAGAATTCGAGCCTCATCGACGGTGACCTCGTCGAGTTCGTGAGGGACCTCAAGGCGGCCGACGGCGGGAAGATCGCGGTCGAAGGATCCATGTCGGTGGTCCGTCAGCTCATCGAGGAGGGGCTCGTCGATGAGCTGACGCTGGCCATCCATCCGGTCATGGCAGGCAGCGGACGTTCACTCTTCGCAGGCGGAGCGACGACTCGCCTGGACCTGCGCGAAGTGCAGCGCACAAGCAAAGGCAACCTGCTCGCCACGTACGGTCCCCGCCTCACGTGA
- a CDS encoding response regulator transcription factor: MKSISVVLIDDEPLVRAGLAAIIDADQGLEVIGEGDDGAEAIELVGRLSPDVVVMDVHMPGLDGLEATRRLMARQAPPRILILTTFDSDDYVVEALRAGADGFVLKRAQPDELIRAVHTVAGGEALLYPQKIRDMAVRTGQRENLAESVGLSGREQEVLTLMARGLSNAEIAGEMFLGAETVKTYVSSLLSKLGARDRTQAVIRAFESGFVETA; this comes from the coding sequence ATGAAGAGCATCAGTGTGGTCCTCATCGATGACGAACCGCTCGTGCGGGCCGGGCTCGCGGCGATCATCGATGCTGATCAGGGACTCGAAGTCATCGGCGAAGGCGATGATGGGGCGGAGGCGATCGAGCTCGTCGGCCGGCTGAGCCCGGACGTCGTCGTCATGGACGTGCACATGCCCGGCCTCGACGGTCTTGAGGCGACGCGGCGGCTGATGGCCAGGCAGGCTCCACCGCGGATCCTCATCCTCACGACCTTCGACAGCGATGACTACGTCGTCGAGGCGCTGCGGGCCGGGGCCGACGGTTTCGTGCTCAAACGCGCGCAGCCGGACGAGCTCATCCGCGCGGTTCACACGGTCGCAGGGGGAGAGGCGCTGCTCTATCCGCAGAAGATCAGGGACATGGCGGTGCGGACGGGACAGCGAGAGAACCTGGCGGAATCGGTGGGACTGAGCGGTCGCGAACAGGAGGTGCTCACCCTGATGGCGCGGGGGCTGAGCAACGCGGAGATCGCCGGTGAGATGTTTCTCGGTGCCGAGACCGTGAAGACCTATGTCAGCTCGCTGCTGTCGAAACTCGGCGCGAGGGATCGCACCCAGGCGGTCATCCGGGCCTTCGAATCGGGGTTCGTCGAGACCGCCTGA
- a CDS encoding sensor histidine kinase — protein sequence MGARVTMLWRRLLVLLIGGVIAVPYIAVVIWVVTAWNQLTDRGAALGILATGTVTFVLLCVPAFLAVIRALERTLAEQLLGLTIPTPPRRASSADRLRGALFYAGHAFSGALLLVTVIVVIPSAVLLTADPHLVKSLSPGFIGTTGSDGSAPGGDVGAGSDGAMVILPAALIQVLAPLCLLLLVALIIAEGYFLPHYAQILLGPSAADRAALASAERVHRFRRTVLAREVHDSIGHALTVTTMQAAVAKRALHTDPTLAEAAVDEIAATGREAVAELDHVLALLRAETEGGDRGDGNDQAGSADGQGDGIEEGAVAGERPPRRTMRDIERLAEEARSLEHPTVLTVTGDAAALPEAVVGELHRIVREAVTNSLRHASEPGLSVTISVRDDAAWVETRNASTANGPALDRGHRDRRAPPDESVGRRGKMRSPGLGAVASARESRGLRGISERAELFGGHARWGVDDGQWILQVTLPFGEEAE from the coding sequence ATGGGAGCACGTGTGACGATGCTGTGGCGCAGGCTGCTGGTCCTGCTGATCGGCGGTGTCATCGCCGTGCCCTATATCGCCGTCGTCATCTGGGTCGTCACCGCCTGGAATCAGCTGACCGACCGCGGCGCCGCACTCGGCATCCTCGCGACAGGCACAGTCACCTTCGTCCTCCTGTGCGTCCCCGCATTCCTCGCCGTCATCCGAGCCCTCGAACGGACGCTGGCCGAGCAGCTCCTCGGCCTGACCATCCCCACCCCGCCGAGGCGAGCCTCGAGTGCCGATCGCCTCCGCGGTGCCCTGTTCTACGCCGGCCACGCTTTCTCCGGCGCGCTGCTCCTGGTGACCGTCATCGTCGTGATTCCCTCCGCGGTGCTCCTGACCGCCGACCCTCACCTGGTTAAGTCTTTGTCGCCCGGGTTCATCGGGACCACAGGCAGCGACGGCTCTGCTCCTGGCGGCGACGTCGGTGCCGGCAGCGACGGAGCGATGGTCATCCTGCCTGCCGCGCTCATCCAAGTCCTCGCACCCCTGTGCCTGCTTCTGCTGGTCGCACTGATCATCGCCGAAGGCTACTTCCTTCCCCATTACGCACAGATCCTGCTCGGTCCTTCGGCCGCGGACCGCGCCGCGCTCGCCTCGGCCGAACGAGTGCACCGCTTCCGGCGGACCGTCCTCGCCCGCGAGGTCCACGATTCGATCGGCCACGCCCTGACCGTGACCACGATGCAGGCGGCCGTGGCCAAACGTGCCCTGCACACGGATCCGACACTCGCCGAGGCGGCCGTGGACGAGATCGCCGCCACCGGACGTGAGGCCGTGGCCGAGTTGGACCACGTCCTCGCGCTGCTCCGTGCCGAGACCGAGGGAGGCGATCGGGGCGACGGCAACGATCAGGCCGGATCGGCCGACGGCCAGGGCGACGGGATTGAGGAAGGGGCGGTGGCCGGGGAGCGGCCGCCTCGGCGCACGATGCGCGATATCGAACGACTCGCCGAGGAGGCCCGGTCCCTCGAGCACCCGACCGTCCTGACCGTCACCGGCGATGCCGCAGCACTGCCCGAGGCAGTGGTCGGCGAACTCCACCGGATCGTGCGCGAGGCGGTGACGAACTCCCTGCGGCACGCCTCGGAGCCGGGTCTGTCCGTGACGATCAGCGTGCGAGACGACGCCGCGTGGGTGGAGACGAGAAACGCGTCCACGGCGAACGGGCCGGCGCTCGATCGGGGACACAGAGATCGCAGAGCTCCACCCGATGAATCGGTCGGGAGACGCGGAAAGATGCGCAGTCCCGGACTGGGTGCGGTCGCCTCGGCGAGGGAATCGCGCGGTCTGCGCGGCATCAGCGAACGGGCCGAACTCTTCGGCGGACACGCGAGATGGGGAGTGGACGACGGACAATGGATTCTGCAGGTGACGTTGCCGTTCGGGGAGGAAGCGGAATGA
- a CDS encoding DUF4383 domain-containing protein, whose product MTSPRSASHSDSSPLLTNARTGRTSVQVVAGIFGAVFLLVGILGFIPGITANLDTIMFAGHHSEAALLGIFQVSVLHNVVHLLFGIVGLLGLRSRGLAKSYLIVGGIVYAVLWIYGLVVPMESMGNFVPLNTADNWLHFVLAAAMITTGFVFGRKSRG is encoded by the coding sequence ATGACCTCGCCACGTTCCGCCTCGCATTCGGACTCCAGTCCCCTGCTCACGAACGCTCGCACAGGGCGCACCTCAGTGCAGGTCGTCGCCGGCATCTTCGGCGCTGTGTTCCTGCTCGTCGGCATCCTCGGCTTCATCCCGGGGATCACCGCGAACCTGGATACCATCATGTTCGCCGGGCATCACTCGGAGGCGGCTCTGCTGGGCATCTTCCAGGTCTCCGTGCTCCACAACGTCGTCCACCTGCTCTTCGGCATCGTCGGCCTGTTGGGTCTGCGCTCACGAGGACTGGCGAAGAGCTACCTCATCGTCGGCGGCATCGTCTACGCGGTGCTGTGGATCTACGGACTCGTCGTGCCGATGGAGTCGATGGGCAACTTCGTTCCGCTCAACACCGCCGACAACTGGCTGCATTTCGTGCTCGCAGCAGCCATGATCACGACCGGTTTCGTCTTCGGCCGCAAGTCACGAGGCTGA
- a CDS encoding inorganic phosphate transporter, with protein sequence MELLLVGVIIAAVIFAGSNGFHDAALTIGNAVVGRALKPGWALSLAVVFNFIGALLGEGIAFVVANQIVLFTGSDYLILTCLLIAFVSATIWSLFTYLLALPVSSTHCLIGGLLGAGVVFGFTVNGAEAMESVVWPLLLSPILGFALAWALTLLLSKLLASTPPKPMFRGARMVDSVLTASLSLVHGVQDAQKVAALVMVAILAADSAAHGSLSVVDISWPVRILIAAALALGTGLSGWRVVRTLSVRMVRLDPLKSAVADGAASVLMYIAALVMRVPVSLTFVLGSSVLGTQYAGRKGHARARYFVPVFGVWLLTIPAAALLAVVIGGIVRLAVM encoded by the coding sequence GTGGAGCTGCTGTTGGTCGGTGTCATCATCGCCGCGGTGATCTTCGCCGGCTCGAACGGCTTCCACGACGCCGCTCTGACCATCGGCAACGCCGTCGTCGGGCGCGCACTCAAACCGGGCTGGGCGCTCAGCCTGGCTGTGGTCTTCAACTTCATCGGGGCGCTGCTCGGTGAAGGCATTGCCTTCGTCGTGGCCAACCAGATCGTCCTGTTCACCGGTTCGGACTACCTCATCCTCACCTGTCTGCTCATCGCCTTCGTCTCGGCGACGATCTGGAGCCTGTTCACCTACCTCCTCGCGCTGCCGGTGTCATCCACGCACTGCCTCATCGGCGGTCTGCTCGGCGCCGGCGTCGTCTTCGGGTTCACCGTCAACGGCGCCGAGGCGATGGAGTCCGTGGTGTGGCCGCTGCTGCTCTCACCCATCCTCGGCTTCGCCCTGGCCTGGGCGCTGACGCTGTTGTTGTCGAAGCTGCTTGCCTCGACCCCGCCGAAGCCGATGTTCCGGGGTGCGCGCATGGTCGACTCCGTGCTCACGGCATCCCTGTCACTCGTCCACGGAGTGCAGGATGCGCAGAAGGTCGCAGCCCTGGTCATGGTGGCCATCCTCGCGGCCGATTCCGCAGCGCACGGCAGTCTCTCGGTCGTCGACATCTCCTGGCCGGTGCGCATTCTCATCGCCGCCGCGCTGGCCCTGGGCACCGGTCTGAGCGGTTGGCGTGTCGTGCGGACCCTGTCGGTGCGGATGGTCCGACTCGACCCGCTCAAATCGGCCGTCGCCGACGGTGCCGCCTCGGTGCTCATGTACATTGCGGCCCTGGTCATGCGCGTGCCCGTGTCGCTGACCTTCGTCCTCGGCTCGTCCGTCCTCGGCACCCAGTACGCGGGTCGGAAGGGCCACGCTCGGGCGCGCTATTTCGTGCCCGTGTTCGGGGTGTGGCTGCTGACGATCCCGGCCGCGGCCCTGTTGGCAGTGGTGATCGGCGGGATCGTCAGGCTCGCAGTCATGTGA
- a CDS encoding DUF47 domain-containing protein produces MHIRPARPGPGQEERMRLKRVPQDTVFYERLSDLVSQMRQCNLVLAELSGIEVGSRRDVADRLREIGDKADEDMGAMLRALRENYITPFDRNDLYLLSHHMRDICHRLHGVGFVLASEAFDPLPSGVPETLAVLSNQTDHTSRLITRLPGKLDQWDYVDAINRLTYQVETLQWRMSDAVPNSKRGLTYMAAVSQLGQAFVRAAHGFTELGKVVATIAIKES; encoded by the coding sequence ATGCACATTCGTCCGGCGCGACCGGGCCCCGGGCAGGAGGAGCGGATGCGGCTCAAGCGAGTACCACAGGACACTGTCTTCTATGAGCGGCTGTCCGATCTCGTCTCACAGATGCGGCAATGCAATCTGGTGCTCGCCGAACTCTCCGGGATCGAAGTCGGCTCTCGCCGCGACGTCGCCGACCGTCTCCGCGAGATCGGGGACAAGGCCGATGAAGACATGGGCGCGATGCTGCGGGCTCTGCGGGAGAACTACATCACTCCCTTCGACCGCAATGACCTGTACCTGCTCAGCCATCACATGCGCGACATCTGCCACCGCCTGCACGGGGTCGGGTTCGTCCTCGCCTCCGAAGCGTTCGATCCGCTGCCCTCCGGAGTGCCGGAGACCCTGGCGGTGCTGTCGAACCAGACCGACCACACGTCCCGTCTGATCACCCGTCTGCCGGGCAAGCTCGACCAGTGGGACTACGTCGACGCCATCAACCGCCTGACGTACCAGGTCGAGACCCTGCAGTGGCGCATGTCGGATGCGGTGCCGAACTCCAAACGCGGACTGACCTACATGGCCGCGGTCTCCCAACTCGGGCAGGCATTCGTCCGAGCCGCCCACGGATTCACCGAACTCGGCAAGGTCGTCGCCACCATCGCGATCAAGGAGTCGTAG
- a CDS encoding DUF3800 domain-containing protein: MEAVPLRQRASIFLKALNVVAGSDACIHIEGVDVNAQKARGYPSVTPARELAFSHLLERINDCARAKNTVAHIYADEHHSAEESRSQFSAYQIHGTYGYKSSRLEKLMPPIRFIDSRRSRALQAADLFTYLYNRDNTVNESDARAIDLKSKMVRTAREAWQRGSTRIWP; this comes from the coding sequence GTGGAAGCGGTTCCACTTCGGCAACGGGCCAGCATCTTCCTTAAGGCATTGAATGTCGTCGCCGGCAGCGATGCTTGCATACACATTGAGGGCGTTGATGTGAACGCTCAAAAGGCTCGGGGCTACCCAAGCGTGACACCGGCCCGCGAATTAGCCTTCAGCCACCTGCTGGAACGGATCAACGATTGTGCCCGAGCGAAGAACACCGTGGCTCACATCTACGCTGACGAGCATCATTCCGCGGAAGAGAGTCGGAGCCAGTTCAGCGCCTACCAAATCCACGGGACCTATGGATACAAGAGCAGTCGGCTTGAGAAATTGATGCCGCCTATTCGGTTCATCGACTCTCGTCGAAGCCGGGCCCTTCAAGCGGCGGACCTCTTCACCTACCTATACAACCGCGACAACACCGTGAACGAGTCCGACGCTCGAGCCATCGATCTCAAGTCCAAAATGGTGCGCACAGCACGGGAAGCTTGGCAGAGAGGTTCTACCCGAATTTGGCCGTAG
- a CDS encoding RDD family protein encodes MSANYGSYIRAKTYDPAGGTYRNGVPMQQASPTRRWWARILDALFALVSTGLIIGLALALSAANVISLDAATGACLISYPLMVLVFGALYGCAVSPGQALCGVVSLQVDHGRRVGFWRGMGRYLAVGFFPIAITVIIWAFFDAPTIDSVPIKVFRRTSQVR; translated from the coding sequence ATGAGCGCGAACTACGGATCCTACATCCGCGCCAAGACGTATGACCCGGCGGGTGGAACCTACCGCAACGGCGTTCCCATGCAGCAGGCGTCGCCGACCAGGCGCTGGTGGGCGAGGATCCTCGATGCGCTCTTCGCCCTTGTCTCCACCGGGCTGATCATCGGACTCGCCCTGGCTCTCTCCGCAGCCAACGTGATCTCACTCGATGCCGCAACGGGGGCGTGTCTCATCAGCTACCCGCTGATGGTCCTCGTCTTCGGTGCACTCTACGGGTGCGCCGTTTCGCCTGGCCAGGCACTGTGCGGAGTCGTGTCGCTGCAGGTGGATCACGGCAGGCGCGTCGGATTCTGGCGCGGCATGGGACGATACCTCGCCGTCGGGTTCTTCCCGATCGCCATCACCGTCATCATCTGGGCGTTCTTCGACGCGCCGACGATCGACTCGGTGCCGATCAAAGTCTTTCGCCGAACATCGCAGGTCAGATAA
- a CDS encoding helix-turn-helix transcriptional regulator has product MTDRSGLADFLRRRREQLRPEDVGLGNTVRRRTPGLRREEVAMLASVSVDYYSRLEQRRGATPSAGVVNAVARALQCDRDQRDHLLHLAGHPVPPRSADGHIRPGLIAVANRLVDVPAVIVTDLGEVIWQNPMGRALFTDLPEGQGRERNLVWRWFEDPQSRPMPEEYWEKISAAHVSDLRATYARRSGDRRVEEFVADLIEVSDEFAELWERHDVAVRRSDTKVFTHHEVGRLEFRCEVLLTPDDDISLLVFFPLEGTGTASRLELLGVVGTQSLTSG; this is encoded by the coding sequence ATGACTGATCGTTCTGGCCTCGCTGATTTCCTTCGCCGACGCCGTGAGCAGCTGCGACCGGAAGACGTCGGACTCGGCAATACGGTTCGGCGGCGCACTCCGGGCCTCAGGCGTGAGGAGGTGGCGATGCTCGCCAGCGTCTCAGTCGACTACTATTCCCGACTTGAACAGCGCCGCGGGGCGACGCCGTCCGCCGGAGTCGTCAACGCGGTCGCTCGAGCCCTCCAATGTGACCGGGATCAACGAGATCATCTGCTGCACCTCGCGGGCCATCCTGTTCCCCCGCGCAGTGCGGACGGTCATATCCGACCTGGGCTCATCGCGGTGGCCAACAGGCTCGTCGATGTTCCGGCCGTCATCGTCACCGACCTCGGCGAAGTGATCTGGCAGAACCCGATGGGGCGTGCACTGTTCACCGACCTTCCGGAAGGGCAGGGGCGGGAGCGGAACCTCGTGTGGAGATGGTTCGAGGACCCGCAGTCTCGCCCGATGCCTGAGGAGTACTGGGAGAAGATCTCGGCGGCGCATGTGAGCGATCTGCGGGCAACGTATGCGCGCAGATCGGGGGACCGCCGAGTGGAAGAGTTCGTAGCGGATCTCATCGAGGTCAGCGACGAGTTCGCTGAACTGTGGGAGCGCCACGATGTTGCAGTCAGACGTTCCGACACCAAGGTCTTCACTCATCATGAGGTCGGCCGGCTCGAGTTCCGGTGCGAAGTGCTGCTCACTCCGGATGACGATATCTCGCTGTTGGTCTTCTTCCCGCTCGAAGGGACAGGGACGGCGAGTCGCCTGGAGCTGCTTGGGGTCGTCGGAACGCAGTCGCTGACATCGGGATGA
- a CDS encoding aldo/keto reductase — protein sequence MTTHKESQIISHRRLGTDGPLVTTPGLGAMSMSGAYGPTTDSEGIAAIHTYLDDGGTLIDTGDFYGAGHNEMLIGRALADRNRDDVVLSVKFGALLSPDGAFIGFDGRPDAVRNSLAYSLRRLRTDHVDIYRPARLDPNVPIEETVGAIAGLVESGYVRSIGLSEVGAETIRRAAKVAPISDLQIEYSLLTRSIESNGILAACRELGIGITAYGALAKGLLAGKTDGRRAMFPRFQGENLAHNETIVARLAEIASARGMTLPQLAIAWVAAQGEDIVPVVGSRTSEQVRATLASTEVDLSSADLAAVAEVLAGSEVHGDRYPEALMAQLDSER from the coding sequence ATGACTACACACAAGGAATCACAGATCATCTCCCATCGCCGTCTCGGCACCGACGGCCCTCTCGTCACCACACCTGGTCTCGGTGCCATGAGCATGTCGGGGGCCTACGGTCCTACGACGGACAGCGAAGGGATCGCCGCGATCCACACCTACCTCGACGATGGCGGAACCCTCATCGACACCGGCGACTTCTACGGAGCCGGCCACAACGAGATGCTCATCGGTCGCGCCCTTGCAGACCGCAACCGCGACGATGTCGTCCTGTCGGTGAAGTTCGGCGCCTTGCTCTCACCCGATGGTGCTTTCATCGGATTCGACGGACGGCCCGATGCTGTCCGGAACTCTCTGGCCTACTCACTGCGTCGCCTCCGCACGGACCACGTCGACATCTATCGTCCTGCTCGGCTGGACCCGAACGTGCCGATCGAGGAGACTGTGGGCGCGATCGCCGGACTCGTCGAGTCTGGGTACGTGCGGTCGATCGGTTTGAGCGAAGTCGGCGCGGAGACGATCCGCAGGGCGGCGAAAGTCGCTCCGATCAGTGACCTGCAGATCGAATATTCCCTGCTCACGCGGTCGATCGAGTCGAACGGAATCCTCGCCGCATGTCGTGAGCTCGGGATCGGCATCACTGCCTACGGGGCACTGGCGAAGGGACTGTTAGCAGGGAAGACCGATGGGCGCCGAGCGATGTTCCCGCGCTTCCAAGGGGAGAACCTCGCCCACAACGAAACGATCGTCGCACGTCTGGCTGAGATCGCCTCGGCGAGGGGGATGACACTCCCCCAACTCGCCATCGCCTGGGTGGCAGCACAGGGTGAGGACATCGTCCCCGTCGTCGGTTCGCGGACCTCGGAGCAGGTCAGAGCGACCCTCGCAAGCACAGAAGTCGACCTCAGCTCCGCTGATCTCGCCGCCGTCGCCGAGGTGCTCGCCGGCTCCGAGGTGCACGGCGACCGCTACCCAGAGGCTCTCATGGCCCAGCTGGACAGCGAACGCTGA
- a CDS encoding PH domain-containing protein — protein sequence MATLFDPRVDEHLISTEGERVIDEVRRHPLAFFIPTAIIVLGVAVMSASTVVALQFAWIPVVIGAAIVLFGTYRFLTVHMDRFVITNMRVFRIHGIFTQHKATMPMSRILDISVHKPLMGRVFRYGHFVFESAAQDQGLRDIRFVGRPNERDLTIQRVIQRSGLRSAFSPFDSDEYDDAQSATEDYAIATDETDSRSEVITDVDSDISAGESHQWKTMELETPRPSEASEEIVIHESTPDDPISEAAQAWDLRWPERTRMEAVTTLMDTQRRLTAELDELLRPLGLNYSRFEVLLMLFLDAQGAIPLVELFTRLQGTAPSASSSVTWLEDASMVKRVVYPEDNEMVFVAITSKGRTAADRASRSLADARFGFSALSERESRQLRVLLARYRENTIGI from the coding sequence GTGGCCACGCTGTTTGATCCGAGGGTCGATGAGCATCTCATCTCCACCGAAGGCGAACGAGTCATCGATGAGGTGCGTCGTCATCCACTGGCCTTCTTCATTCCAACTGCGATCATCGTCCTCGGAGTTGCGGTGATGTCCGCCAGCACGGTGGTCGCACTGCAGTTCGCCTGGATCCCCGTGGTGATCGGAGCGGCAATCGTTCTGTTCGGTACCTATCGATTCCTGACCGTGCACATGGACAGGTTCGTCATCACGAACATGCGCGTCTTCCGGATCCACGGCATCTTCACCCAACACAAGGCCACGATGCCGATGTCGCGCATCCTCGACATCTCGGTGCACAAACCTCTGATGGGCCGGGTATTCAGGTATGGGCACTTCGTCTTCGAATCCGCAGCACAAGATCAGGGTCTGCGCGATATTCGATTCGTGGGTCGACCCAACGAACGCGATCTCACGATCCAACGCGTCATCCAACGTTCGGGCCTGCGTTCGGCATTCTCACCATTCGATTCAGACGAATACGACGATGCCCAGTCCGCAACAGAAGACTACGCCATCGCCACAGACGAGACAGATTCACGGTCAGAGGTCATCACCGACGTGGACTCCGACATCTCGGCAGGAGAGTCTCACCAATGGAAGACCATGGAGCTCGAGACGCCAAGGCCGTCTGAGGCATCGGAGGAGATCGTGATCCATGAGTCCACTCCCGACGATCCGATTTCGGAAGCCGCGCAGGCGTGGGATCTCCGCTGGCCCGAACGGACACGAATGGAAGCCGTCACGACGCTGATGGACACTCAGCGTCGTCTCACCGCTGAGTTGGATGAGCTGCTTCGCCCTCTCGGACTGAACTATTCTCGATTCGAGGTCTTGCTCATGCTGTTCCTCGACGCTCAGGGAGCGATCCCCCTCGTCGAGCTGTTCACTCGGCTGCAGGGCACAGCACCGTCAGCCTCGTCTTCGGTGACATGGCTCGAGGACGCGAGCATGGTCAAGCGAGTCGTCTACCCCGAAGACAACGAAATGGTCTTTGTTGCGATCACTTCAAAGGGGCGAACCGCCGCGGATCGAGCGAGCCGGAGTCTGGCTGACGCACGCTTCGGATTCAGCGCACTGTCGGAACGCGAGTCCCGGCAGCTCAGAGTCCTTCTGGCCCGATACCGAGAGAACACGATCGGCATCTAG